In the genome of Nocardioides seonyuensis, one region contains:
- a CDS encoding alpha/beta fold hydrolase yields MPLSQLVLDRKGAGETVVLIHGIGHRRQAWYPIFDRLSERYDVIAVDLAGFGDSPPYAPGIPYDMENACRDLTANFAEWGIERPHVVGNSLGGAIALELASRGLVSSVTALSPAGFFRRFDFLRALAILGFLRLTSQAPDAVLRAVARSSWGRRLIGFTLFAHPERHDFDAVYGDAQALKHCRAFAGVARAGARYEFDRTVEVPTTIAWGTADRILPYVQSGIAASRLPGAVHVPLVGAGHVPMVDAPDRIIELIDQTVARAQEGELTTSA; encoded by the coding sequence ATGCCGCTCTCACAGCTCGTCCTCGACCGGAAGGGCGCCGGCGAGACCGTGGTCCTGATCCACGGGATCGGGCATCGCCGCCAGGCGTGGTACCCGATCTTCGACCGGCTCAGCGAGCGCTACGACGTCATCGCCGTCGACCTCGCAGGCTTCGGCGACTCCCCTCCCTACGCCCCCGGGATCCCCTATGACATGGAGAACGCCTGCCGCGACCTCACCGCGAACTTCGCCGAGTGGGGCATCGAGCGCCCGCACGTCGTGGGCAACTCGCTCGGCGGCGCGATCGCTCTCGAGCTTGCCTCACGCGGCCTGGTCTCCTCGGTCACTGCCCTGAGCCCGGCAGGCTTCTTCCGGCGCTTCGACTTCCTCCGCGCCCTCGCGATCCTGGGCTTCCTGCGGCTCACCAGCCAGGCTCCCGACGCCGTCCTCCGCGCGGTGGCGAGGTCGTCGTGGGGCCGCCGGCTCATCGGCTTCACGCTCTTCGCCCACCCCGAGCGTCACGACTTCGACGCGGTCTACGGCGACGCACAGGCCCTCAAGCACTGCCGCGCGTTCGCCGGTGTCGCGCGCGCCGGCGCCCGCTACGAGTTCGACCGGACGGTCGAGGTGCCCACCACGATCGCCTGGGGGACGGCCGACCGGATCCTGCCCTACGTCCAGTCCGGGATCGCGGCGTCACGCCTCCCCGGTGCCGTGCACGTGCCGCTCGTGGGCGCCGGGCACGTGCCGATGGTGGACGCCCCGGACCGCATCATCGAGCTGATCGACCAGACCGTCGCTCGGGCTCAGGAGGGCGAGCTGACGACCTCGGCCTGA